Proteins found in one Hippopotamus amphibius kiboko isolate mHipAmp2 chromosome 12, mHipAmp2.hap2, whole genome shotgun sequence genomic segment:
- the FLRT3 gene encoding leucine-rich repeat transmembrane protein FLRT3 produces the protein MISPAWSIFLIGTKIGLFLQVAPLSVTAKSCPSVCRCDAGFIYCNDRFLTSIPTGIPEDATTLYLQNNQINNAGIPSDLKNLLKVERIYLYHNSLDEFPTNLPKYVKELHLQENNIRTITYDSLSKIPYLEELHLDDNSVSAVSIEEGAFRDSNYLRLLFLSRNHLSTIPWGLPRTIEELRLDDNRISTISSPSLQGLTSLKRLVLDGNLLNNHGLGDKVFFNLVNLTELSLVRNSLTAAPVNLPGTNLRKLYLQDNHINRVPPNAFSYLRQLYRLDMSNNNLSNLPQGIFDDLDNITQLILRNNPWYCGCKMKWVRDWLQSLPVKVNVRGLMCQAPEKVRGMAIKDLNAELFDCKDSAVVSTIQITTATPNTAHPAQGQWPAPVTKQPDIKNPKLTKDQRTTGSPARKTIIITVKSVTSDTIHISWKLVLPMTALRLSWLKLGHSPAFGSITETIVTGERSEYLVTALEPDSPYRVCMVPMETSNLYLFDENPVCIETETAPLRMYNPTTTLNREQEKEPYKNPSLPLAAIIGGAVALVTIALLALVCWYVHRNGSLFSRNCAYSKGRRRKDDYAEAGTKKDNSILEIRETSFQMLPISNEPISKEEFVIHTIFPPNGMNLYKNNHSESSSNRSYRDSGIPDSDHSHS, from the coding sequence ATGATCAGCCCAGCCTGGAGCATCTTCCTCATTGGGACTAAAATCGGGCTGTTCCTCCAGGTGGCACCACTATCAGTTACGGCTAAATCCTGTCCATCTGTGTGCCGCTGTGATGCCGGTTTCATTTACTGTAATGATCGCTTTCTGACATCCATTCCAACAGGAATACCAGAGGATGCTACAACTCTCTACCTTCagaacaaccaaataaataacgCTGGGATTCCTTCAGATTTGAAAAACTTGCTGAAAGTAGAGAGAATATACCTTTATCACAACAGTTTAGATGAATTTCCTACCAACCTACCAAAGTATGTAAAAGAGTTACATCTGCAAGAAAATAATATAAGGACTATCACTTATGATTCACTTTCAAAAATACCCTATCTGGAAGAATTACATTTAGATGATAACTCTGTCTCAGCTGTTAGCATTGAAGAGGGGGCATTCCGAGACAGTAACTATCTCCGGCTGCTTTTCCTATCCCGTAATCATCTTAGCACAATCCCCTGGGGTTTGCCCAGGACTATAGAAGAACTCCGCTTGGATGATAATCGCATATCCACTATCTCATCACCATCTCTTCAAGGTCTCACTAGCCTAAAACGCCTGGTTTTGGATGGAAACCTGCTGAACAACCACGGTTTAGGTGATAAAGTTTTCTTCAATCTAGTCAACTTAACAGAACTGTCACTGGTACGGAATTCCCTGACTGCTGCACCAGTAAACCTTCCAGGCACAAACCTGAGGAAGCTTTATCTTCAAGATAACCATATCAATCGGGTACccccaaatgctttttcttatcTAAGGCAGCTGTATCGACTTGATATGTCCAATAATAACCTAAGTAATTTACCTCAGGGTATCTTTGATGATTTGGACAATATAACCCAATTGATTCTTCGCAACAATCCCTGGTATTGTGGGTGCAAGATGAAATGGGTGCGTGACTGGTTACAATCACTACCTGTGAAGGTCAATGTGCGTGGGCTCATGTGCCAAGCCCCGGAAAAGGTTCGGGGGATGGCTATCAAGGACCTCAATGCTGAACTGTTTGATTGTAAGGATAGCGCGGTTGTGAGCACCATTCAAATAACCACTGCAACACCCAACACAGCGCATCCTGCTCAAGGACAGTGGCCAGCTCCAGTGACCAAACAACCAGACATCAAGAATCCCAAACTCACTAAGGATCAGCGAACCACAGGGAGTCCAGCGAGGAAAACAATTATCATTACTGTGAAATCTGTCACCTCTGACACAATTCATATCTCCTGGAAACTTGTTCTACCTATGACTGCTTTAAGACTCAGCTGGCTCAAACTGGGCCACAGCCCTGCATTTGGATCTATAACGGAAACAATTGTAACAGGAGAACGCAGTGAATACTTGGTCACAGCCCTGGAGCCTGATTCGCCCTATCGAGTCTGCATGGTTCCCATGGAAACCAGTAACCTTTACCTATTTGATGAAAATCCTGTTTGTATTGAGACTGAAACTGCACCCCTTCGAATGTACAACCCTACAACTACCCTTAATCGAGAGCAAGAGAAAGAACCTTACAAAAACCCCAGTTTACCACTGGCTGCCATCATTGGTGGAGCTGTGGCCCTGGTGACCATTGCCCTTCTCGCTTTGGTGTGCTGGTACGTTCATAGGAATGGATCACTCTTCTCAAGGAACTGTGCGTACAGcaaagggaggagaagaaaggatgaCTATGCGGAAGCTGGCACTAAGAAGGACAACTCCATCCTGGAAATCAGGGAGACTTCTTTTCAGATGTTACCGATAAGCAATGAACCCATCTCAAAGGAGGAATTTGTAATACACACCATATTTCCTCCCAATGGAATGAATCTGTATAAAAACAATCACAGTGAAAGCAGTAGTAACCGAAGCTACAGAGACAGTGGTATTCCAGACTCTGATCACTCACACTCATGA